The following coding sequences lie in one Anoplolepis gracilipes chromosome 4, ASM4749672v1, whole genome shotgun sequence genomic window:
- the LOC140664689 gene encoding uncharacterized protein: protein MISWSATMSSTLLLNCVLATWLFVTIGAITVSIDRADIKAPPTRSSMIANGWRPLTNSYEETIGTNVSPSSHLEKNVQVHPVLSKFQEHMATSEKLKPLRKGKPPVHEYSPPSILGSFTVFGHAATKARGETKTPSKPGVSETREYTFLIPPPKDTYRFEVSQHRKPILRDSSNYIRQPQYITSQNVHQQLPDAVRAATFFIKSYPSTDHPATHAANHPSNRPYIPPYAMPQALQSSRHQAKPFESLKVSSNAKPYFQPPGAEIPSDFGKQKIDNDRNYERYQAQSHNTQILNAASSGNFYSQVNHSPNGHFKSSYERDPAILVHESHGVSYVTSPGTYSAYNFRPSLPYETLLPPVVYASSSTPSSTTAVTRNPAKFSQTAIDVARENDYKRPDQNARNKQEKLSAQTESPNSRTTNTYYVSEQQDLTPPTWTKSKYTSDINEVLPRENPPNKFSQEIVNQNQITQVPKLVYQRPQNSYNPVEAYSPTPIPDYETPESISLKHFNEQQFLLQQQLLQRDRERLAEQEREQKLEIERQQQEELKKRQEELDQLIQQEKEEEQAARLAAESAKNQSQDIVKISPETYGIQFEPQVTTDVNILVSEPGIYNVEQLRLQPQVPQIPENQVNQNYQYQQHKQSEYQEQQVDYREPQIETRPYRLPNLFRDSQRRKKPTPEVSPTDPSSQSAETSVPLTLHGDEVPIQTTLAPEVQTLPGITTQKPSRTRRPGIPIRRRKPSTTTEEPVTTSYTEEEFLKYNREEAQYNQYDPARRRRIKPTQATYNEDAVAEKRGNVRKRPGYRIRVNQDDAFDTQIVTESAQSSLNGQTTESAASYNENNQFETNQPSVSYVTSQPINQYYDYSSQQSARPEEQHRNDHREDTTVPTQEYFTEISVKVDDYNVDAREKNVNIVTSIPLEDLYVKTDGNYYDRATTIASTTTTSTTTTPQPTQASQIVSSTLRSHKMRPLRYGNATRPRFSIKDYKSRLDYKSRLSTTEAAPTPSSAETLTRVSQIKQRTSSAKNQQAQQPGDTVRETTGRYKYVSRVNYRTTTPSSLATREYERFSEETASSTTEKSNKFVPKRRPISSNVYRSRIATTTTSPSRSQINSETNVRQSSTRPENVYSSSIRKRPVVKSRLHSQKEHAMATAYPDSKRQEEPTEMAAEETSFYSAMTTAASSTARLVGNEIVSEKGEADSRPVKLGVQEGKNEAHRVETVSQDEEVKATLIDTTLTNHDDRGRVSGDGQFNQSQVEKSQVSPSVESKIDAPREVEEEITAETTTKFDEEELFAKASQSVADLTSSASALYDKPGMFKAVSPESRLVSPHFKITTDEPTLPIEAFFQELSKKN, encoded by the exons ATGATCTCATGGTCTGCCACGATGTCGTCGACACTGTTACTGAatt GTGTTTTGGCGACATGGCTATTCGTCACCATAGGAGCGATCACCGTATCAATAGATCGCGCTGACATTAAAGCC CCACCAACACGATCGTCGATGATCGCGAACGGATGGCGGCCGCTGACCAATTCCTACGAGGAAACAATCGGCACCAACGTGTCGCCATCCAGCCATCTGGAGAAGAACGTGCAGGTGCATCCTGTGCTGAGCAAATTTCAAGAGCACATGGCGACCTCGGAGAAACTGAAGCCACTGCGGAAGGGCAAACCGCCGGTTCATGAATACAGTCCGCCGAGTATACTCGGTAGTTTCACAGTGTTTGGACACGCGGCGACGAAGGCGCGTGGCGAGACCAAGACGCCGAGCAAGCCCGGAGTTTCCGAGACCCGGGAGTACACGTTCCTGATACCGCCGCCCAAGGACACGTATCGTTTTGAGGTGAGTCAACACCGCAAGCCGATCCTGCGCGACAGCAGCAACTACATACGACAGCCGCAATACATCACGTCGCAGAATGTCCATCAGCAACTGCCGGATGCCGTGCGTGCCGCGACCTTTTTCATCAAAAGTTACCCGTCCACCGATCATCCAGCGACGCATGCCGCGAACCATCCCAGCAATCGTCCTTACATACCACCCTACGCAATGCCACAGGCGTTACAAAGCTCCCGTCATCAAGCAAAGCCATTCGAGTCCCTCAAGGTCAGCAGCAACGCGAAACCGTACTTCCAGCCACCCGGCGCGGAGATTCCGAGTGACTTTGGCAAACAAAAGATTGACAATGATCGTAACTATGAAAGGTACCAGGCGCAATCACACAATACACAGATCTTAAACGCAGCGAGCAGCGGGAACTTTTACAGCCAAGTGAATCACTCCCCGAACGGTCATTTCAAGTCCTCTTACGAAAGAGACCCCGCTATCCTGGTGCACGAGAGCCATGGGGTTAGCTACGTGACGTCTCCTGGCACGTACAGCGCGTATAACTTCCGACCCTCGTTACCGTACGAGACTCTGCTGCCACCCGTGGTCTATGCGTCTTCCTCAACGCCGTCGTCCACTACCGCTGTTACCCGGAATCCCGCCAAGTTTAGCCAGACAGCCATCGACGTCGCTCGTGAAAACGACTACAAACGTCCGGATCAAAATGCGCGGAACAAGCAGGAGAAACTTAGTGCGCAGACTGAGTCACCTAATTCTCGAACGACAAACACTTACTATGTATCGGAGCAACAAGATCTGACACCGCCTACGTGGACGAAAAGTAAATATACGTCCGATATAAACGAAGTTCTGCCAAGGGAGAATCCACCCAACAAGTTCAGTCAAGAGATCGTGAACCAGAACCAGATCACGCAGGTGCCAAAGCTCGTCTACCAAAGACCGCAAAACTCCTACAATCCTGTCGAGGCTTACTCACCGACGCCAATACCAGATTACGAGACACCCGAGAGCATCTCTCTAAAGCACTTTAACGAGCAACAGTTTCTGCTGCAGCAACAGTTGTTGCAGCGCGATCGGGAGAGGCTGGCGGAACAGGAGCGCGAACAGAAGCTGGAGATCGAACGGCAGCAGCAGGAGGAGTTGAAGAAACGACAGGAAGAGCTGGATCAGCTTATACAacaggagaaggaggaggaacAGGCAGCCAGATTGGCCGCGGAGTCGGCGAAAAATCAATCGCAGGATATTGTAAAGATCTCTCCCGAAACGTACGGGATTCAGTTCGAACCACAGGTTACGACGGACGTCAATATCCTTGTATCGGAGCCCGGTATTTACAATGTCGAACAATTAAGATTACAGCCTCag gtACCGCAAATTCCGGAGAACCaagtaaatcaaaattatcaatacCAGCAGCATAAGCAGAGCGAGTATCAAGAGCAACAGGTCGATTATCGCGAACCTCAAATCGAGACGCGGCCGTACCGTCTGCCAAATCTATTCCGTGATTCGCAGCGTCGCAAAAAACCAACGCCCGAAGTTTCACCAACGGATCCATCGAGCCAATCGGCAGAGACCTCCGTTCCCTTAACTCTTCACGGAGACGAAGTGCCCATTCAGACAACCCTGGCGCCGGAAGTGCAAACTTTGCCGGGAATAACGACGCAAAAACCGTCGAGAACTCGTCGTCCCGGTATCCCGATTCGACGAAGGAAACCTTCGACAACCACGGAGGAACCAGTCACAACGTCTTATACGGAAGAGGAATTTCTCAAGTATAACAGAGAGGAAGCGCAATACAATCAGTACGATCCCGCGCGAAGAAGACGTATAAAGCCCACTCAAGCGACTTACAACGAGGACGCAGTCGCGGAGAAGAGGGGTAACGTCAGGAAACGACCTGGTTACCGAATCAGAGTGAATCAGGACGACGCTTTCGACACGCAGATCGTCACGGAAAGCGCGCAATCGTCGCTGAACGGACAAACGACAGAGTCCGCAGCGAGTTACAACGAGAATAACCAGTTCGAGACGAATCAGCCGAGCGTCTCGTACGTAACAAGTCAGCCGATTAATCAGTATTATGATTACTCCTCGCAGCAGAGCGCGAGACCAGAGGAACAGCACCGTAATGATCATCGCGAGGACACTACCGTGCCAACGCAGGAATATTTCACGGAGATCAGCGTGAAAGTCGACGACTACAATGTGGACGCGCGCGAGAAAAACGTAAACATCGTTACTAGCATACCGTTGGAAGACCTCTACGTGAAAACCGACGGTAATTATTACGACCGTGCGACGACGATTGCATCGACGACTACGACGTCGACGACCACTACTCCGCAACCGACGCAAGCTTCTCAGATTGTCTCCTCCACCCTGAGGTCTCACAAGATGCGTCCCTTGAGATACGGCAACGCTACCAGGCCACGCTTCAGCATCAAGGATTACAAGAGTCGTTTAGACTACAAGAGTCGATTGTCCACGACGGAGGCTGCACCGACACCTTCGTCTGCCGAAACCTTGACGCGAGTCTCTCAAATTAAACAGAGAACGTCGAGCGCGAAGAATCAACAGGCTCAACAGCCGGGCGATACCGTCCGAGAAACCACTGGTAGATACAAGTACGTCTCTAGAGTAAATTATCGAACTACCACGCCGAGCTCGCTGGCCACGAGGGAGTACGAACGATTCTCGGAAGAAACGGCATCCTCAACGACTGAGAAGAGCAACAAGTTTGTGCCAAAGAGACGACCAATTAGTAGCAATGTATATCGAAGCAGAATCGCAACCACCACGACCAGTCCCTCCCGATCGCAAATTAACAGCGAGACAAACGTCAGGCAGAGCTCGACGCGACCCGAGAACGTGTACTCGTCGTCGATACGCAAGCGACCGGTCGTAAAAAGCAGGCTGCATTCGCAAAAGGAACACGCCATGGCTACGGCGTATCCGGATAGTAAACGACAGGAAGAACCTACGGAGATGGCCGCCGAGGAAACTAGTTTTTACTCGGCTATGACGACCGCCGCCTCGTCCACCGCCCGTCTCGTCGGCAACGAGATAGTCAGCGAGAAAGGGGAGGCCGACAGCCGTCCGGTGAAACTCGGCGTGCAAGAGGGCAAAAACGAGGCTCACCGGGTCGAGACTGTTTCCCAGGACGAGGAGGTAAAAGCAACATTAATCGACACGACGTTGACCAACCACGACGATCGCGGACGAGTCTCTGGCGATGGGCAGTTTAATCAGAGTCAAGTCGAGAAGTCGCAAGTCTCTCCGTCCGTCGAAAGCAAGATCGATGCGCCGCGAGAGGTAGAAGAGGAGATTACCGCGGAGACTACCACCAAATTCGACGAAGAGGAACTATTCGCCAAAGCGTCGCAGAGCGTGGCGGATTTGACAAGTTCCGCGTCCGCTCTTTACGACAAGCCGGGCATGTTCAAGGCAGTCTCGCCGGAGAGCAGGCTCGTTTCGCCCCATTTTAAGATCACCACAGACGAGCCAACCTTGCCCATCGAGGCCTTCTTTCAGGAATTATCCAAGAAGAATTGA